From one Scophthalmus maximus strain ysfricsl-2021 chromosome 19, ASM2237912v1, whole genome shotgun sequence genomic stretch:
- the ewsr1b gene encoding EWS RNA-binding protein 1b isoform X2 encodes MASAQDYSSYNQASAQPGYASYAAQPSQSYGQSAQSYGQQSYGSYTQPAAAAADSSYTQATPAAGGYPQQQQQQYGTSYGQPASAGYPAAQSTTHSYSQSAQGYGASGYDSTPAAATPAATQAYGSQPGYTAQSAYPGYGQQAAPTAPQSYSANGQPASYNQNSYTQPAGYGTQQPGYQAQQASYSQQQGYQQQTPQQQTPPAYPPQAAGSYGQSSANQYGQQGGPPSYNQSSHYNNYRQEGQGGGSGYSGSETSRYQGAGDSRGSGRDGFDRGGMMHRGRGGMGRGMGGAGDRGGFSKPGGPMSDERDMGRPEEQDDSENSTIYITGLSEKANLEEMAEFFKHVGPIRINRRLGQPAINIYTDKDSGKPKGDATLSYEEPICAKAAVEHFDGKEFQGRRLKVAMARRKPMMGGMRGGMPMRDGMMSRGGMMGRGGERGGFGPRGGPRGMGRGGPTGGNMQQRAGDWECPNPGCGNQNFAWRMECNQCKAPKPEGLGGGPPFPPGGDRGRGGMGMRGGRGMDRGGPAGVGGPGGPGGFRGGWGGDRGGFRGRGGMDRGGFRGAGRGGPPMDRMGGRGGRGMGPPGGKMDMRDHRQERRDRPY; translated from the exons ATGGCGTCGGCTCAGG ATTACAGCTCGTACAACCAGGCCAGCGCCCAGCCGGG GTATGCCTCTTATGCTGCCCAGCCCtcacagagttatggacagtCTGCACAG AGCTATGGCCAGCAGAGTTATGGATCATATAcccaacctgctgctgctgctgcagacagcaGTTATACCCAGGCAACACCTGCTGCCGGAGGCtaccctcagcagcagcagcaacagtatGGAACCTCATACGGCCAACCAGCTTCAG CTGGCTATCCTGCTGCACAGTCTACCACTCACAGCTACTCGCAGTCAGCCCAGGGCTACGGAGCAAGTGGTTATGACAGTACTCCAGCTGCTGCTACTCCAGCTGCAACGCAGGCTTACGGCTCTCAACCAGGCTATACCGCCCAGTCTGCTTACCCTGGCTATGGCCAACAGGCTGCCCCCACTGCACCACAGAG TTACAGTGCTAACGGACAGCCAGCTAGCTACAACCAAAATAGCTACACCCAGCCAGCAGGATATGGGACGCAACAGCCTGGTTACCAGGCCCAGCAGGccagctacagccagcagcaggGGTATCAACAGCAGACCCCACAGCAACAGACTCCTCCTGCTTACCCCCCTCAGGCTGCTGGTTCTTATGGGCAGTCTTCAGCCAACCAGTATGGCCAACAAGGTGGACCACCCAGTTACAACCAGTCCAGCCATTACA ataattatAGACAAGAGGGCCAGGGTGGAGGTTCTGGTTACTCTGGCTCTGAGACTTCAAGGTACCAAGGTGCAGGGGATAGCAGGGGCTCTGGCAGGGATGGCTTTGATCGTGGTGGAATGATGCATCGTGGACGCGGAGGCATGGGTCGTGGCATGGG CGGCGCTGGAGACAGAGGTGGCTTCAGTAAGCCTGGTG GACCTATGAGCGATGAGCGAGATATGG GACGCCCTGAAGAGCAGGATGACTCTGAGAACAGCACGATTTACATCACAGGGTTGTCTGAGAAGGCTAACCTGGAGGAAATGGCAGAATTCTTTAAGCATGTTGGTCCAATTAGG ATTAACCGCAGACTTGGCCAGCCAGCTATCAACATTTACACGGATAAGGACTCAGGAAAGCCCAAGGGAGATGCCACTCTGTCCTACGAGGAGCCAATCTGTGCCAAAGCAGCTGTAGAGCACTTCGATG gGAAGGAGTTCCAAGGTCGAAGGCTGAAGGTAGCCATGGCACGCCGGAAGCCCATGATGGGTGGAATGAGAGGTGGCATGCCCATGCGAGACGGCATGATGAGTCGTGGAG GTATGATGGGTCGTGGAGGAGAGCGCGGTGGGTTCGGCCCACGAGGTGGTCCCCGTGGAATGGGCAGAGGTGGACCAACAGGCGGCAACATGCAGCAAAGAGCCGGAGACTGGGAGTGCCCTAACCC GGGCTGTGGCAACCAGAACTTTGCCTGGAGAATGGAGTGTAACCAGTGCAAAGCTCCCAAACCAGAGGGGTTAGGCGGTGGACCTCCCTTTCCCCCCGGGggtgacagaggcagaggtggaaTGGGAATGCGTGGAGGCCGAGGTATGGACCGCGGTGGGCCAGCGGGAGTAGGTGGCCCAGGTGGCCCTGGAGGTTTCCGTGGAGGCTGGGGAGGCGACCGTGGCGGATTCCGAGGACGTGGTGGAATGGATAGGGGCGGGTTTCGTGGGGCTGGTCGTGGAGGACCCCCCATGGACCGAAtgggtggaagaggaggaagaggaatgggCCCCCCAGGTGGCAAGATGGACATGAG GGACCATCGCCAGGAGCGCAGAGACAGACCCTACTGA
- the ewsr1b gene encoding EWS RNA-binding protein 1b isoform X3, with amino-acid sequence MASAQDYSSYNQASAQPGYASYAAQPSQSYGQSAQQSYGQQSYGSYTQPAAAAADSSYTQATPAAGGYPQQQQQQYGTSYGQPASAGYPAAQSTTHSYSQSAQGYGASGYDSTPAAATPAATQAYGSQPGYTAQSAYPGYGQQAAPTAPQSANGQPASYNQNSYTQPAGYGTQQPGYQAQQASYSQQQGYQQQTPQQQTPPAYPPQAAGSYGQSSANQYGQQGGPPSYNQSSHYNNYRQEGQGGGSGYSGSETSRYQGAGDSRGSGRDGFDRGGMMHRGRGGMGRGMGGAGDRGGFSKPGGPMSDERDMGRPEEQDDSENSTIYITGLSEKANLEEMAEFFKHVGPIRINRRLGQPAINIYTDKDSGKPKGDATLSYEEPICAKAAVEHFDGKEFQGRRLKVAMARRKPMMGGMRGGMPMRDGMMSRGGMMGRGGERGGFGPRGGPRGMGRGGPTGGNMQQRAGDWECPNPGCGNQNFAWRMECNQCKAPKPEGLGGGPPFPPGGDRGRGGMGMRGGRGMDRGGPAGVGGPGGPGGFRGGWGGDRGGFRGRGGMDRGGFRGAGRGGPPMDRMGGRGGRGMGPPGGKMDMRDHRQERRDRPY; translated from the exons ATGGCGTCGGCTCAGG ATTACAGCTCGTACAACCAGGCCAGCGCCCAGCCGGG GTATGCCTCTTATGCTGCCCAGCCCtcacagagttatggacagtCTGCACAG CAGAGCTATGGCCAGCAGAGTTATGGATCATATAcccaacctgctgctgctgctgcagacagcaGTTATACCCAGGCAACACCTGCTGCCGGAGGCtaccctcagcagcagcagcaacagtatGGAACCTCATACGGCCAACCAGCTTCAG CTGGCTATCCTGCTGCACAGTCTACCACTCACAGCTACTCGCAGTCAGCCCAGGGCTACGGAGCAAGTGGTTATGACAGTACTCCAGCTGCTGCTACTCCAGCTGCAACGCAGGCTTACGGCTCTCAACCAGGCTATACCGCCCAGTCTGCTTACCCTGGCTATGGCCAACAGGCTGCCCCCACTGCACCACAGAG TGCTAACGGACAGCCAGCTAGCTACAACCAAAATAGCTACACCCAGCCAGCAGGATATGGGACGCAACAGCCTGGTTACCAGGCCCAGCAGGccagctacagccagcagcaggGGTATCAACAGCAGACCCCACAGCAACAGACTCCTCCTGCTTACCCCCCTCAGGCTGCTGGTTCTTATGGGCAGTCTTCAGCCAACCAGTATGGCCAACAAGGTGGACCACCCAGTTACAACCAGTCCAGCCATTACA ataattatAGACAAGAGGGCCAGGGTGGAGGTTCTGGTTACTCTGGCTCTGAGACTTCAAGGTACCAAGGTGCAGGGGATAGCAGGGGCTCTGGCAGGGATGGCTTTGATCGTGGTGGAATGATGCATCGTGGACGCGGAGGCATGGGTCGTGGCATGGG CGGCGCTGGAGACAGAGGTGGCTTCAGTAAGCCTGGTG GACCTATGAGCGATGAGCGAGATATGG GACGCCCTGAAGAGCAGGATGACTCTGAGAACAGCACGATTTACATCACAGGGTTGTCTGAGAAGGCTAACCTGGAGGAAATGGCAGAATTCTTTAAGCATGTTGGTCCAATTAGG ATTAACCGCAGACTTGGCCAGCCAGCTATCAACATTTACACGGATAAGGACTCAGGAAAGCCCAAGGGAGATGCCACTCTGTCCTACGAGGAGCCAATCTGTGCCAAAGCAGCTGTAGAGCACTTCGATG gGAAGGAGTTCCAAGGTCGAAGGCTGAAGGTAGCCATGGCACGCCGGAAGCCCATGATGGGTGGAATGAGAGGTGGCATGCCCATGCGAGACGGCATGATGAGTCGTGGAG GTATGATGGGTCGTGGAGGAGAGCGCGGTGGGTTCGGCCCACGAGGTGGTCCCCGTGGAATGGGCAGAGGTGGACCAACAGGCGGCAACATGCAGCAAAGAGCCGGAGACTGGGAGTGCCCTAACCC GGGCTGTGGCAACCAGAACTTTGCCTGGAGAATGGAGTGTAACCAGTGCAAAGCTCCCAAACCAGAGGGGTTAGGCGGTGGACCTCCCTTTCCCCCCGGGggtgacagaggcagaggtggaaTGGGAATGCGTGGAGGCCGAGGTATGGACCGCGGTGGGCCAGCGGGAGTAGGTGGCCCAGGTGGCCCTGGAGGTTTCCGTGGAGGCTGGGGAGGCGACCGTGGCGGATTCCGAGGACGTGGTGGAATGGATAGGGGCGGGTTTCGTGGGGCTGGTCGTGGAGGACCCCCCATGGACCGAAtgggtggaagaggaggaagaggaatgggCCCCCCAGGTGGCAAGATGGACATGAG GGACCATCGCCAGGAGCGCAGAGACAGACCCTACTGA
- the ewsr1b gene encoding EWS RNA-binding protein 1b isoform X1, with the protein MASAQDYSSYNQASAQPGYASYAAQPSQSYGQSAQQSYGQQSYGSYTQPAAAAADSSYTQATPAAGGYPQQQQQQYGTSYGQPASAGYPAAQSTTHSYSQSAQGYGASGYDSTPAAATPAATQAYGSQPGYTAQSAYPGYGQQAAPTAPQSYSANGQPASYNQNSYTQPAGYGTQQPGYQAQQASYSQQQGYQQQTPQQQTPPAYPPQAAGSYGQSSANQYGQQGGPPSYNQSSHYNNYRQEGQGGGSGYSGSETSRYQGAGDSRGSGRDGFDRGGMMHRGRGGMGRGMGGAGDRGGFSKPGGPMSDERDMGRPEEQDDSENSTIYITGLSEKANLEEMAEFFKHVGPIRINRRLGQPAINIYTDKDSGKPKGDATLSYEEPICAKAAVEHFDGKEFQGRRLKVAMARRKPMMGGMRGGMPMRDGMMSRGGMMGRGGERGGFGPRGGPRGMGRGGPTGGNMQQRAGDWECPNPGCGNQNFAWRMECNQCKAPKPEGLGGGPPFPPGGDRGRGGMGMRGGRGMDRGGPAGVGGPGGPGGFRGGWGGDRGGFRGRGGMDRGGFRGAGRGGPPMDRMGGRGGRGMGPPGGKMDMRDHRQERRDRPY; encoded by the exons ATGGCGTCGGCTCAGG ATTACAGCTCGTACAACCAGGCCAGCGCCCAGCCGGG GTATGCCTCTTATGCTGCCCAGCCCtcacagagttatggacagtCTGCACAG CAGAGCTATGGCCAGCAGAGTTATGGATCATATAcccaacctgctgctgctgctgcagacagcaGTTATACCCAGGCAACACCTGCTGCCGGAGGCtaccctcagcagcagcagcaacagtatGGAACCTCATACGGCCAACCAGCTTCAG CTGGCTATCCTGCTGCACAGTCTACCACTCACAGCTACTCGCAGTCAGCCCAGGGCTACGGAGCAAGTGGTTATGACAGTACTCCAGCTGCTGCTACTCCAGCTGCAACGCAGGCTTACGGCTCTCAACCAGGCTATACCGCCCAGTCTGCTTACCCTGGCTATGGCCAACAGGCTGCCCCCACTGCACCACAGAG TTACAGTGCTAACGGACAGCCAGCTAGCTACAACCAAAATAGCTACACCCAGCCAGCAGGATATGGGACGCAACAGCCTGGTTACCAGGCCCAGCAGGccagctacagccagcagcaggGGTATCAACAGCAGACCCCACAGCAACAGACTCCTCCTGCTTACCCCCCTCAGGCTGCTGGTTCTTATGGGCAGTCTTCAGCCAACCAGTATGGCCAACAAGGTGGACCACCCAGTTACAACCAGTCCAGCCATTACA ataattatAGACAAGAGGGCCAGGGTGGAGGTTCTGGTTACTCTGGCTCTGAGACTTCAAGGTACCAAGGTGCAGGGGATAGCAGGGGCTCTGGCAGGGATGGCTTTGATCGTGGTGGAATGATGCATCGTGGACGCGGAGGCATGGGTCGTGGCATGGG CGGCGCTGGAGACAGAGGTGGCTTCAGTAAGCCTGGTG GACCTATGAGCGATGAGCGAGATATGG GACGCCCTGAAGAGCAGGATGACTCTGAGAACAGCACGATTTACATCACAGGGTTGTCTGAGAAGGCTAACCTGGAGGAAATGGCAGAATTCTTTAAGCATGTTGGTCCAATTAGG ATTAACCGCAGACTTGGCCAGCCAGCTATCAACATTTACACGGATAAGGACTCAGGAAAGCCCAAGGGAGATGCCACTCTGTCCTACGAGGAGCCAATCTGTGCCAAAGCAGCTGTAGAGCACTTCGATG gGAAGGAGTTCCAAGGTCGAAGGCTGAAGGTAGCCATGGCACGCCGGAAGCCCATGATGGGTGGAATGAGAGGTGGCATGCCCATGCGAGACGGCATGATGAGTCGTGGAG GTATGATGGGTCGTGGAGGAGAGCGCGGTGGGTTCGGCCCACGAGGTGGTCCCCGTGGAATGGGCAGAGGTGGACCAACAGGCGGCAACATGCAGCAAAGAGCCGGAGACTGGGAGTGCCCTAACCC GGGCTGTGGCAACCAGAACTTTGCCTGGAGAATGGAGTGTAACCAGTGCAAAGCTCCCAAACCAGAGGGGTTAGGCGGTGGACCTCCCTTTCCCCCCGGGggtgacagaggcagaggtggaaTGGGAATGCGTGGAGGCCGAGGTATGGACCGCGGTGGGCCAGCGGGAGTAGGTGGCCCAGGTGGCCCTGGAGGTTTCCGTGGAGGCTGGGGAGGCGACCGTGGCGGATTCCGAGGACGTGGTGGAATGGATAGGGGCGGGTTTCGTGGGGCTGGTCGTGGAGGACCCCCCATGGACCGAAtgggtggaagaggaggaagaggaatgggCCCCCCAGGTGGCAAGATGGACATGAG GGACCATCGCCAGGAGCGCAGAGACAGACCCTACTGA
- the rhbdd3 gene encoding rhomboid domain-containing protein 3 isoform X1: MLGRMLSVWYWFGSDRPGFCLGTSSWVTLTLLMYVGGIQASLSLGPNGDFPRLRDVLLYALSHDELLSLLVSVALQLLVGPCQERRWGTVAFLALSVLTTTILPLLYTLVLFIGGGEASRICGSSAIQLALFTALCRQATQRKLLGFLPVWFLPWIILLTGLLLLPGTPALLHFCAICIGHNYRQPFIGMLQELEEARVMDFIPDWAYVSSSARLRLPSYNTSHRSLSQIMPVDQVAAPPMRDLSVLTHRPWNEPLPAWIIEESAALSETDVLEEQMLSAGILASLQEAPDDPDAKVEVPKSSVSSLRLQQLEKMGFPTDKAVVALAASKQLDGAISLLIDDSVGEQAVVVSKGKTPVPSQRT; encoded by the exons ATGCTCGGCCGCATGTTGTCAGTGTGGTATTGGTTTGGATCAGATCGCCCTGGATTCTGTTTGGGAACTTCTTCATGGGTAACACTTACGTTGCTGATGTATGTTGGAGGCATCCAGGCAAGTCTCAGCTTGGGTCCAAACGGAGACTTCCCAAGGCTCAGAG ATGTGCTCCTGTATGCCCTCAGTCATGACGAGCTGCTGTCTCTGCTGGTGAGTGTCGCTCTCCAGCTGCTGGTTGGACCATGTCAGGAGCGTCGGTGGGGAACGGTCGCCTTCCTTGCCCTCTCCGTCCTGACGACGACCATCTTACCTCTTCTATACACTCTGGTCCTCTTCATCGGTGGTGGGGAGGCGAGCCGGATCTGTGGCTCCTCTGCCATCCAGCTGGCCTTGTTTACAGCGTTGTGTCGCCAGGCGACACAGAGGAAGCTGCTGGGGTTTTTGCCTGTCTGGTTTCTCCCCTGGATTATTCTGCTGActggtctgctgctgctgccggggaCACCTGCCCTGCTTCACTTCTGCGCAATATGCATCGGACATAACT ATCGTCAGCCCTTCATTGGCATGTTACAGGAGTTGGAGGAGGCCAGGGTCATGGATTTCATTCCTGATTGGGCATATGTTTCCTCTTCAGCGAGGCTCAGATTACCCAGCTACAATACCTCACACAG GTCACTCTCTCAGATCATGCCAGTTGATCAGGTTGCTGCTCCCCCCATGAGGGACCTCTCTGTTCTGACCCACCGTCCGTGGAACGAGCCTTTGCCTGCCTGGATAATAGAGGAGTCTGCTGCGCTCTCCGAGACAGATGTGCTGGAAGAGCAGATGCTAAGTGCAGGGATACTGGCCTCATTGCAGGAGGCTCCTGATGACCCTGATGCAAAGGTGGAAGTTCCTAAATCATCAGTTTCCTCATTGCG ACTCCAGCAGCTGGAGAAGATGGGCTTCCCCACAGACAAAGCTGTAGTGGCATTAGCAGCCTCAAAACAGCTAGATGGTGCCATCTCTTTGCTTATTGACGACAGTGTCGGCGAACAAGCTGTGGTGGTTTCAAAGGGGAAGACCCCTGTGCCATCGCAGAGAACCTAA
- the rhbdd3 gene encoding rhomboid domain-containing protein 3 isoform X2, which yields MGNTYVADVCWRHPGKSQLGSKRRLPKAQSHDELLSLLVSVALQLLVGPCQERRWGTVAFLALSVLTTTILPLLYTLVLFIGGGEASRICGSSAIQLALFTALCRQATQRKLLGFLPVWFLPWIILLTGLLLLPGTPALLHFCAICIGHNYRQPFIGMLQELEEARVMDFIPDWAYVSSSARLRLPSYNTSHRSLSQIMPVDQVAAPPMRDLSVLTHRPWNEPLPAWIIEESAALSETDVLEEQMLSAGILASLQEAPDDPDAKVEVPKSSVSSLRLQQLEKMGFPTDKAVVALAASKQLDGAISLLIDDSVGEQAVVVSKGKTPVPSQRT from the exons ATGGGTAACACTTACGTTGCTGATGTATGTTGGAGGCATCCAGGCAAGTCTCAGCTTGGGTCCAAACGGAGACTTCCCAAGGCTCAGAG TCATGACGAGCTGCTGTCTCTGCTGGTGAGTGTCGCTCTCCAGCTGCTGGTTGGACCATGTCAGGAGCGTCGGTGGGGAACGGTCGCCTTCCTTGCCCTCTCCGTCCTGACGACGACCATCTTACCTCTTCTATACACTCTGGTCCTCTTCATCGGTGGTGGGGAGGCGAGCCGGATCTGTGGCTCCTCTGCCATCCAGCTGGCCTTGTTTACAGCGTTGTGTCGCCAGGCGACACAGAGGAAGCTGCTGGGGTTTTTGCCTGTCTGGTTTCTCCCCTGGATTATTCTGCTGActggtctgctgctgctgccggggaCACCTGCCCTGCTTCACTTCTGCGCAATATGCATCGGACATAACT ATCGTCAGCCCTTCATTGGCATGTTACAGGAGTTGGAGGAGGCCAGGGTCATGGATTTCATTCCTGATTGGGCATATGTTTCCTCTTCAGCGAGGCTCAGATTACCCAGCTACAATACCTCACACAG GTCACTCTCTCAGATCATGCCAGTTGATCAGGTTGCTGCTCCCCCCATGAGGGACCTCTCTGTTCTGACCCACCGTCCGTGGAACGAGCCTTTGCCTGCCTGGATAATAGAGGAGTCTGCTGCGCTCTCCGAGACAGATGTGCTGGAAGAGCAGATGCTAAGTGCAGGGATACTGGCCTCATTGCAGGAGGCTCCTGATGACCCTGATGCAAAGGTGGAAGTTCCTAAATCATCAGTTTCCTCATTGCG ACTCCAGCAGCTGGAGAAGATGGGCTTCCCCACAGACAAAGCTGTAGTGGCATTAGCAGCCTCAAAACAGCTAGATGGTGCCATCTCTTTGCTTATTGACGACAGTGTCGGCGAACAAGCTGTGGTGGTTTCAAAGGGGAAGACCCCTGTGCCATCGCAGAGAACCTAA